The genomic stretch GGGCCGGTGTCCCGCACGAAAAAGATTATTTTGCAGCCGTCTTTTTCCGCGCCCACGCTCACCACGCCGCGCGCGGGAGTGAATTTCAGCGCGTTCGACATGAGGTTTATAAACACCTGAAACGTCCGGTCCGGGTCGCCGTAGGCGGTCATGCCGGGGCTCTGCACGGAGGTTTTGAGCTGCACGCCCGCCTTTTCGGCCTGCTTGGCATAGAAGCCGACCGCCTTGATTATTATATCTTCCACCTGGAAATGGCGCTTGGCCAGCGGGAAATTGCCGCCGCCCAGTTTCACCAGATCCAGCACGTTGTCTATGAAGCTCTGGAACCGCTCGGCGTTTTCGGCAATTATCTCAAGGTAGCGCACCTGTTCCGCGTTGACCGGGCCGGCCGCGCCTTTTGACAGGAATTCCGCGTAACCCTTTATTGCCTGCATTGGCGAGCGGAATTCATGGCTTATCGTGGTGACCAGTTCCATAAACCGCTGCCGCAGCGAATTGAGCATCTCCTCGATTTCGCTCAGTTCACGCGTAAGCTGGGAAAAAACGTTGCGGGAGTTGCCGCCGCTTTGCTTGCGGTCGAGCATGCGGCGGGTCTGCTGCTGGATGCCGGCAAGCCGGTTTTCCAGCTTGGCCGACATATAGTACACCAGAGCCGCCAGCAGCGATATCGCCAGCAGATTAAGGAGAATGATTTTGATTATCGTTGCCCGCGTGAGCGAAACGATGGATTCCTGCACCAGTTTTTCCGAAATGCCGATCCGTACTGTTCCAAGAAACCGTTTCTCGCGGTCGTAGACGATGCTCATGTATTCCGTTACGGTTCCCTCCGGGTAGGAGGAGAACTCCCGCCGCGCTTCGCCCGCAGAGCGCAATACCCGTTCCGTATACGGATCAATTTTTGTCAGGTGCATCATCCACACATATTCCGGCAGGCTTTTAAGCACGTAGCCGATGGTGTTGACGGGAGTCTGGAACGCCGCGTAGACCACATCCTTGTCCCGGAACGCGGTGTTGGAGAGCATGATGTATTCGGCCAGCTTTTTGCGGTTTACGTCCTGCGAGTCGGAAAGCACCCATTTCTGGTACAGCGACTGCGAGAACTCGCTTGCCAGCTCTTTCGCCGACTGCATCGCGCGCGACCGGTAATTTTCCTGCTGGAACCGCAGGATGATGCCGGTAAACACGGTAAGCAACAGCGCGGCGTACACTATCGCGCCGATGGTTACCTGTGTTCTTAGAGACAGTTCCGGCAGGCTCAAAAGGCTTTTCAGTTTTCCAAACATTTGGTCACCGCTTCCTTTAGCTCGTCTATCGAGCAGGGTTTCACAAGATAACCTTTCACTCCGCAGGCCTGCCAGTCAAAATTGTCCCGTTCCAGCCGGCGCACGCCGCTTATTATCAGTTTTGGCAGAGCCAGCGCCTGCGGCGCGTTTTTTTTAAGCTGAAAGCAGAAATCACGGGCGGTTCCGTCAGGAAGATTGCTGTCGAGCAGCAGGATGTCCGGCAGGCCGGCGGACAGGCATTTCAGGCCGGCAGCTACGGTATCGGCTTCCGCCACTTCAAGCCCGCACAGTTTTTCCAGCACGGTGCGGAAAAAGTCGCGCACAGCTTTGTCATCGTCAATAATCAGCGCCCGTGCCATAGAATATATCAATTATAGTCTTAATATTGCCGCCGTTCAAGCCAAACGCGAAGGGATGAAGCGGCGGCGCAAAGAATGCTACAATTTCACAGACTATGAGCGATCTGCCACGGCCCCGCAACGCGGCTCCGGTTTTCAGCGTTTATTTCTGGGTTTTGCTGCCGCTTGCCGGGGGCATTATATGGCTTGTCCTGAATTATCTGTTGCCGGAAACGGTGTCCGTCCGGCGGCCGGAAACCGGGCTGTTTCTGTCAAATGCCGTCAAGGCGCTTAAGCCCGAGCCGCTGGAATCTGCCGGGTACCTTTTCATGATTTTCTTTGTGCCGGTATTTTATCTGGCGGCGTTTTTGCTTCTGCGCGCGTTTCGTTTTCAAAACTTGCCGGACCCGGTGCGTAAACGGTTGTGGCAGGTTGCGCTTTTGGTGCAGGGCGGCTGTCTGTATCTGGTTTTTCAGAATCTGTTTTTCCAGAATATTTATGTGCGGCGGTATTTCGCCTCGTCGACGGAATTGCCGGCCCTGCTGGCCGGGCTTGCCGGCGCGGGTTTGACTGCGGCTGCTGCTTGCCGGCCCCGGGCGGTTCGTGAGCGGCTGGCGCGCCTGAAAACGGGCGTTCCCGCCGCCTGGGCCGCGGCGGCGCGGTATGCCGCGGTTTCGGCGGGCGCCGCGGCGCTGGTCGCGGGGCTGCTGCCGTCATTTTTTACCAGCCGCAATTTCGGCAACGCTTTCATTAACGTGCTGGTGCATCTGCCGTTTACCATGGGTGAATTCGCGGCGGTGCTTAACGGACGCAGTCCGGGCGTTGATTTTTTCCCCCAGTATCAGAATCTGCTGGGTTATTTCATGTGGCCGTATTTCAAGCTTTGCGGGCTGGGCATCACGTCATACACGGCGGCGATGGTTCTGCTGTCCGCCGCCGGAATGGCGCTGGTGTGGCGGATGCTGGTGAAAGTGTCGGGCGGGCTGGGCAAAGGCACGCTGCTGTTTTTGATATTTGCGGGGCTGTCTTTTTACGCGCCCAATATAAAGGAACTGCAACGGTTCTATATATTCAATTATTACGCGGTCGCGCCGATCCGCTATCTCGCGCTTTGGCTGACGGGTTTTTTTCTGCTGTCATATCTGGAAAAAAACACCCGGACAAGGCTGTTTGTTTTATTCGGCGCAGCGGGGCTGTGCGTGGTCAATAATCCCGATTTCGGGGTGCCGGCATTCGTCGCGGCCTGTGCGGCCTGCCTTGTGCCTGAAACGGAGGGACGCCTGCTCGCGTCGCGGCGCGGCATGGCGGAGGCCGCCGTGGCGGCCGGAACGGGGCTTATGCTGGGGTGGCTGGTCTTCGCGGCGCTGTCGCTGGTTCATTGCGGCCGCCTGCCGGATCTTTCCGCCATGACCCAGTACCAGCGCATGTTCGTGGTCAACGGTTTTATGGCGCTGCCCGCTCCGCCGATGGGGCTGCATTGGTTGCTGCTGGCGACATTTCTGGGCTCGCTGTTCGCCGGATGCGTGCCGTCGCGCGAAAGCCGGGCTTTGCGCGGACTGCTTGTTTTTGCCGGCATCTCCGGCTGCGGCATCGGCATGTATTATGTGGGACGCTCTCATTCCACGGTGCTGAACGCGGTGTTCCCCGCGTGGGGTGTGGCGCTGGCCCTGCTTCTGCTGTTTCTGGCGCGCGTTCTGGCGCGCGCCGAAGAACGGGACTGCCGCAGGCTGGCGCATGCCGCCCCGGTGTTTTTTCTGCTGTATTTTTCAACGCTGTCAGTGCTGGCGCTCGGCACTCTGAACAATCCGCTGAAGCAATACGGGCGGTTTGCCGGAGAAGACAGCGGCTATATGCCGGCCGTGGCCAAACTCGGCAGTTTTATCGGTTCTTTCGTGTCGCCGGGCGAGAAGGTGCTGATCATCTGCCAGAACGCGCACCTGCTGGCTCTGCTGTCCGGTTCGGATAACGTGTTCCCGTACGCGAGCAGCGGTTCGCTTATCCTCAAAAGCCAGGCTGAACTGGTTGTTTCGGCGGCGCGGAAAAACGGCGTCAGAAAAGTGTTCGGCAAACCGCCCGTCGAGCTGATAGAGCTGCTCGAAGCGGACGGTTTTGTGAAAACCGTCGGGCTGAACGCGATAGGATTTTATGTATGGGAGCGCGGCGGTGTCTGACAATTGCGCCGGCCTGTTTCTTTCCGCATTTGTGCGGAGCGCCGCGCGGAGGCTGCGGGCGGCCCCTGTCCGGCAGGCGTGGATCTGCCTGCTTTTAGGCGCGCTCGCGTTCGGGGCGATGTATCCGGTTTTACGCGCCGATTTCGTGTATTGGGACGAAACCGGATATATCATCAACAACCCCTACATACGGGAATTTTCGTGGCGCAATCTGGCCGCGATATTTTCAAAAACCGATCTGGCTCTCTACACTCCGCTTTCCACTTTTTCCTTCACGTTCGATTACGCGCTGGGCCGGCTCGACCCCGGCGTTTATCACGCCGGCAATCTGCTGCTGCATATCCTTAATACGATGCTGGTGTTTTTTCTGGGCGGCCGGCTGGGCCTGCCGGGGTTCGGCGCGTTTTTCATGGCCGCGCTGTTTGGCGTGCATCCGATGCATGTGGAATCGGTCGCCTGGGTGGCTGAACGCAAGGACGTGCTTTATTCGTTTTTCTATCTTTCGTCGCTGCTGGCGTATCTGCGGTTCAGGGGTTCGGGCAACGCAAAAGAATATCTGGCGGCTTTCGGGCTGTTCGGGCTTGCCATGCTGGCCAAACCCATGGCGGTTACGCTGCCCGTGATACTGATGCTCTGCGACTGGTATTCCGGGGGGCAGACGGCTGTGCGCGCCGGACTGAAAAACAAGATTCCGTTTCTGGCCGTCTCGATCCTGTCGGCGTTGTCGCTTGTGGCGCCGAAACTGCTTTCCGCCTCCGGGAACACGGCGGAGATTGCAAGCGGCCTGTCAAGAACGCTGATGGCTCCGTTCTTTTCATGGATGTTTTACATAGTGCGGCTGCTGGTTCCGGTGAATCTGTGCGGCATGTATGCGGTGGACGGCAACTCCAACTGGGTTGTGTTTTATGTGGTTCTGGCGGAAGTCGTCATTATGCTGGGTGTGGTTCCGCTGGCGGTCAGGCGCAAAACCGCGCCGCTGTTCGGACTGCTGTTTTATACGATAACGCTGTTCCCGGTAAGCCAGGTAGTCAAGTTCGGGCCGGTGCTGGTGGCTGACCGCTACACTTATCTGCCGGCGCTGGGGTTGTTTTTCATAGCTTCGCATCTGTTATGCGGGGTGCTGGAGAGGCTGTCCGGGCGTATGCGCGCGGCGGCGCTGGCGTGCGCGCTGGCCGTGCTCGTGGCATTTGGGCTGGCGGCCAATCTGCGCGCGCGGGTCTGGAAGGATTCGCTCGTGTTCTGGCAGGACGCTTTGTCGAAAAACGACATATCCAAAAGCGTGAAGGTGAACCTCTCCAACGCATATATCCGGCTTGGCCAGCACGGCCGGGCCAAACCGCTGCTGGCCAGTGTGCTGGAGTCTGACCCGGACCGCGCAACCGCTCTTATCAATTACGGGATCTGCGTTTTAAAAGCAGGTGATATTGACGGCAGCCTTGCAGTTTTCGAGCGCGCCCGCAACGCCAGGCCCGAAAGCGGGGATGTCTATGCCAATCTCGCTTCGGCCTATTTCGCCAAAGGCGATTATTCCGCCGCGGTTGCCAACATGAAAGAGGCGATCCGGCTTAATCCAGGCCGTAATTCCTACAATTACAACATGGCGTATTACAAAGCCAAGGCGCTGAAAGAGGGGGCGTGTCCTGACGGAACCTGCCGCGCGGACGCTGAACGCTATCTTCTGGAGTTCCTGAAATACGAGCCGGATAATAAAGACGGCCGGAAGTTTCTGTGCCTGCATGTTCTTACGCCCGCCCGCGCGCGAAAAAATCCGTTCTGCCGGCCCGGCGAAGCCAGATAGCGCGGCTGTTTCCGGTCCATGTATGTTTATATTCGGCGCATAAAAAAGCTATTATGTATGAATTGCCGGGACTCGGAGCGCTGGAAAGCGTTGCCCGATGGTTTTTATGCAGCAAGATCTGCCGCATGGGAGGATGAAATTGAAAACAGTTATTCTGGCGGGCGGCTACGGCACCCGCCTCAGCGAAGAAACGGAAGCGCGCCCCAAACCGATGATCGGCATCGGCGGGATGCCGGTGCTTTGGCACATCATGAAAATTTATTCGCATTACGGGTTCAATGAATTCGTGATCTGCCTTGGCTACAAAGGCTATGTCATAAAGGAATATTTCGCGAACTATTTTCTGCACCGGTCAGACGTGACGATAGATCTGAAGGACAATTCCTTTCAGTTCCACCAGTCTTCCGCGGAGCCGTGGAAAATAACGCTTGTGGAAACCGGGCTGCATACGATGACCGGCGGGCGCATCAAGCGGGTGGCGCCCTATCTCGGCGGCGAGCCGTTCCTGCTTACTTACGGCGACGGTGTGGCCGATGTGGATATTGCCGGGCTGCTGCAATTTCACCGCTCCGGCAAGCGGCTCGCCACGGTGACGGCGGTGGAGCCGCCGGGCAGGTTCGGCGCGCTTGACCTCCAGGCTGACCGGGTGCTTTCTTTCCAGGAAAAACCCGCCGGCGACAATTCGTGGATAAACGGCGGGTTTTTCGTGCTGGAGCCGGAAGTGCTCGGCTATATAAAAGACGACTCCACCTTTTTCGAAAAAGAACCGCTGACCGCGCTGGCCCGCGAGGGTCAGCTCGGCGCGTGGAAACACACCGGGTTCTGGCATCCGATGGACACATTGCGCGACAAAACCTACCTCAATTCGCTTGCCGAGCAGGGCAAAGCTCCGTGGATGCTATGGCGATAGATAAAAATTTCTGGAAAGGCCGCCGGGTGCTTATAACCGGCAATACCGGCTTTAAAGGCGCGTGGCTGACGTTCTGGCTGGCCGAAATGGGCGCGGAAGTAACCGGGTTTTCGCTGCTGCCGCCCACCGAGCCTTCGATGTTCGAACTGCTCGGTCTGAGCGGGGCCTGCACTTATGTGCGGGGCGACGTGCGCGAGCTGGAGCCGCTTGAAAAAACGGTGGCGCAGGCGTGCCCTGAAGTCATTTTTCATATGGCGGCCCAGGCTCTGGTCCTGCCGTCTTACCGCGACCCGGCTGGCACCTATGCCACGAACGTGATGGGCACGGTAAACCTGCTGGAAGCCGTGCGGCGTGTTCCGGCCCGGTACACGCGTTCGGTTGTCGTCGTCACTACCGACAAGTGTTACGAGAACCGCGAACAGCGCGTAAATTATGTCGAAACCGACCGGCTGGGCGGGTATGATCCCTATTCCTCCAGCAAAGCCTGCGCGGAGCTGGTCGCGGCGGCGTACCGCAATTCCTATTTCAATACCGGCGATTACGCCGCCCATAAAACAGGCGTGGCCACAGCGCGGGCAGGCAATGTTATCGGCGGGGGCGACTGGGCTGAAAACCGTATCCTGCCCGATTGCGTGCGCGCGCTGGCAAAGGGCGAGCCGGTTGTGTTGCGCCGTCCGCTTGCGGTGAGGCCGTGGCAGCATGTGCTGGAGCCGCTGGGCGGATATCTGATGCTCGCGCAAAAAATGCATTCCGGCGGCGCGGCGTTTTCCAAGGCTTATAATTTCGGGCCGGACGCGGAAGACAGCCTGACGGTAAGCGAACTGGTGGACTCGTTCTGCGCGGCGATCGGCGGATCGGTGCGGGAGGAGCCCGATTCCAGCGCGCTGCATGAGGCCGGCCTGCTTATGCTTGACAATACTCTTGCCAAGTCCGAACTCGGCTGGAAGCCGGTGTTTAAACCCCGGCAGGCCGTGGGCCTTGCCGCGCAGTGGATCCGTGGGTACCTGAGCGGGGGGGACCTGCGCGAAATCACGTCAGCACAGATAGGACGCTATAATGAAAACCAAACCCAGTTCTGAAAAAGCATTGCGCCGCGAGGTGCTCGGCGCGGTGGCGCGGTATTATAAAGCCACTGCCGGAAAAAAGGATTTCAAGCCGGGCGACCGGATTCCCTACGGCGGCCGGATCTACGACGGGCGCGAAATGACCAGCCTGGCCGGCGCATGCCTTGATTTCTGGCTCACTGCCGGGCCTTATGCCGCGCAATTCGAGCGCGGGCTGGCGCAATATATCGGCGTGAAGCACTGCTCGCTGGTTAATTCCGGCTCAAGCGCGAATCTGGTCGCGTTTGCCGCGCTCACTTCGCCCAAGCTCGGCGCGCGGCGCATCAAACGGGGCGACGAGGTTATCACCACCGCGTCCTGCTTCCCCACCACGCTCGCCCCCGTCATCCAGTCCGGCGCGGTGCCGGTTTTTGTGGATGTGGAGCCGGGCACCTATAACGCTTCATTCGAGGCGGTTGAGCGGGCGGTGACGGGAAAAACGAAAGCCGTGGTTCTGGCGCACACGCTCGGCAATCCTTTTGACGCGCCCCGCCTGCGCCAGTTCTGCGACAAAAAAGGGCTGTGGCTGATCGAGGACAACTGCGACGCGCTCGGCTCCGTAATCAACACTTCCGCCGGGCCCCGCAAAACCGGTTCGTTCGGGCATCTGGCCACCGCAAGTTTTTATCCGGCGCACCATATCACCACCGGCGAGGGCGGCGCGGTGTTCACATCCGATCCGATGCTCAAGCGTCTGGCTGACAGTTTCCGCGACTGGGGCCGCGACTGCTGGTGCGCCGCCGGCACCGACAACACCTGCAAGGCCCGGTTTACCGGCCAGTTCGGGCTGCTGCCGAAGGGTTACGACCATAAATACGTCTATTCGCATTTCGGCTATAACCTCAAAATGACCGATCTGCAGGCCGCGATCGGCTGCGCGCAGCTTAAAAAACTGCCGGCG from Elusimicrobiaceae bacterium encodes the following:
- the rfbF gene encoding glucose-1-phosphate cytidylyltransferase, yielding MKTVILAGGYGTRLSEETEARPKPMIGIGGMPVLWHIMKIYSHYGFNEFVICLGYKGYVIKEYFANYFLHRSDVTIDLKDNSFQFHQSSAEPWKITLVETGLHTMTGGRIKRVAPYLGGEPFLLTYGDGVADVDIAGLLQFHRSGKRLATVTAVEPPGRFGALDLQADRVLSFQEKPAGDNSWINGGFFVLEPEVLGYIKDDSTFFEKEPLTALAREGQLGAWKHTGFWHPMDTLRDKTYLNSLAEQGKAPWMLWR
- a CDS encoding HAMP domain-containing sensor histidine kinase is translated as MFGKLKSLLSLPELSLRTQVTIGAIVYAALLLTVFTGIILRFQQENYRSRAMQSAKELASEFSQSLYQKWVLSDSQDVNRKKLAEYIMLSNTAFRDKDVVYAAFQTPVNTIGYVLKSLPEYVWMMHLTKIDPYTERVLRSAGEARREFSSYPEGTVTEYMSIVYDREKRFLGTVRIGISEKLVQESIVSLTRATIIKIILLNLLAISLLAALVYYMSAKLENRLAGIQQQTRRMLDRKQSGGNSRNVFSQLTRELSEIEEMLNSLRQRFMELVTTISHEFRSPMQAIKGYAEFLSKGAAGPVNAEQVRYLEIIAENAERFQSFIDNVLDLVKLGGGNFPLAKRHFQVEDIIIKAVGFYAKQAEKAGVQLKTSVQSPGMTAYGDPDRTFQVFINLMSNALKFTPARGVVSVGAEKDGCKIIFFVRDTGPGIPASKQERLFTEFYQVPGITPQRGYKGLGIGLALCKKLTEIQGGAIAVESRPDSGTAFVFTLPCGPEQEDIA
- a CDS encoding response regulator, whose protein sequence is MARALIIDDDKAVRDFFRTVLEKLCGLEVAEADTVAAGLKCLSAGLPDILLLDSNLPDGTARDFCFQLKKNAPQALALPKLIISGVRRLERDNFDWQACGVKGYLVKPCSIDELKEAVTKCLEN
- the rfbG gene encoding CDP-glucose 4,6-dehydratase gives rise to the protein MAIDKNFWKGRRVLITGNTGFKGAWLTFWLAEMGAEVTGFSLLPPTEPSMFELLGLSGACTYVRGDVRELEPLEKTVAQACPEVIFHMAAQALVLPSYRDPAGTYATNVMGTVNLLEAVRRVPARYTRSVVVVTTDKCYENREQRVNYVETDRLGGYDPYSSSKACAELVAAAYRNSYFNTGDYAAHKTGVATARAGNVIGGGDWAENRILPDCVRALAKGEPVVLRRPLAVRPWQHVLEPLGGYLMLAQKMHSGGAAFSKAYNFGPDAEDSLTVSELVDSFCAAIGGSVREEPDSSALHEAGLLMLDNTLAKSELGWKPVFKPRQAVGLAAQWIRGYLSGGDLREITSAQIGRYNENQTQF
- the rfbH gene encoding lipopolysaccharide biosynthesis protein RfbH, whose product is MKTKPSSEKALRREVLGAVARYYKATAGKKDFKPGDRIPYGGRIYDGREMTSLAGACLDFWLTAGPYAAQFERGLAQYIGVKHCSLVNSGSSANLVAFAALTSPKLGARRIKRGDEVITTASCFPTTLAPVIQSGAVPVFVDVEPGTYNASFEAVERAVTGKTKAVVLAHTLGNPFDAPRLRQFCDKKGLWLIEDNCDALGSVINTSAGPRKTGSFGHLATASFYPAHHITTGEGGAVFTSDPMLKRLADSFRDWGRDCWCAAGTDNTCKARFTGQFGLLPKGYDHKYVYSHFGYNLKMTDLQAAIGCAQLKKLPAFVRARRKNFDYLRDGLSGLADALVLPRACRETEPSWFGFPIAVRSDAGFTRNELVTHLEGLGIQTRMLFAGNILLHPCFDGLRGDKSVYRISGSLEQTDAVVTDVFWLGVYPGLGRKQLDFIISAVREFAAKHR
- a CDS encoding tetratricopeptide repeat protein, with the translated sequence MSDNCAGLFLSAFVRSAARRLRAAPVRQAWICLLLGALAFGAMYPVLRADFVYWDETGYIINNPYIREFSWRNLAAIFSKTDLALYTPLSTFSFTFDYALGRLDPGVYHAGNLLLHILNTMLVFFLGGRLGLPGFGAFFMAALFGVHPMHVESVAWVAERKDVLYSFFYLSSLLAYLRFRGSGNAKEYLAAFGLFGLAMLAKPMAVTLPVILMLCDWYSGGQTAVRAGLKNKIPFLAVSILSALSLVAPKLLSASGNTAEIASGLSRTLMAPFFSWMFYIVRLLVPVNLCGMYAVDGNSNWVVFYVVLAEVVIMLGVVPLAVRRKTAPLFGLLFYTITLFPVSQVVKFGPVLVADRYTYLPALGLFFIASHLLCGVLERLSGRMRAAALACALAVLVAFGLAANLRARVWKDSLVFWQDALSKNDISKSVKVNLSNAYIRLGQHGRAKPLLASVLESDPDRATALINYGICVLKAGDIDGSLAVFERARNARPESGDVYANLASAYFAKGDYSAAVANMKEAIRLNPGRNSYNYNMAYYKAKALKEGACPDGTCRADAERYLLEFLKYEPDNKDGRKFLCLHVLTPARARKNPFCRPGEAR